Proteins encoded within one genomic window of Candidatus Berkiella cookevillensis:
- a CDS encoding zinc ribbon domain-containing protein YjdM: MNNAIPACPQCKSEYAYEDRDLFICPECGHEWNPKQNVEEANTLIVRDANGNILQDGDYVVLIKDLKVKGSSSVAKIGTKVKILHLTEGDHNIDCKIEGIGPMMLKSEFVKKA; this comes from the coding sequence ATGAATAATGCTATTCCAGCCTGTCCTCAATGTAAATCTGAATACGCTTATGAAGATAGAGATCTTTTTATCTGTCCTGAATGCGGACATGAATGGAACCCTAAACAAAATGTAGAAGAAGCAAATACGCTTATCGTTAGAGATGCCAATGGCAATATTTTACAAGATGGCGATTACGTTGTTCTAATAAAAGATCTAAAAGTAAAAGGCTCTTCCTCGGTCGCAAAGATTGGTACAAAAGTCAAAATTCTTCATCTTACGGAAGGAGATCATAACATTGATTGCAAAATAGAAGGGATCGGTCCAATGATGTTGAAATCTGAATTTGTGAAAAAGGCATAG
- a CDS encoding ABC transporter permease, whose protein sequence is MKDKFRFFSISLISGWLLVFSLFSFILMLVISFLKDDPEHLAFTQFTLQNYKDLLDPIFLKIFFKSFYVAFLVTLVCLLLGYPFAYIISRLPAKLKNYALLLLLLPFWTSSVVRTYAMMSLLKAKGLLNSLLISLGLIQEPLQILFSNTAVGIGLVYNLLPFMILPIYSHLERFDFSLIEAAKDLGASKFTIFSKIVIPLSLPGIIGGIALVFLPAMTLFYISDLLGGAKALLLGNLIEDQFLTENNWPRGAATNIMLTLIMGAGLAIYWLKGKKRINYESVV, encoded by the coding sequence ATGAAAGACAAATTTCGCTTCTTCTCAATTTCCTTAATCAGTGGGTGGTTGCTTGTTTTTTCTCTGTTTTCTTTTATTCTAATGCTTGTCATTAGTTTTTTAAAAGATGACCCAGAGCATTTAGCATTTACACAGTTTACATTACAGAATTATAAAGATTTATTAGATCCTATCTTTCTAAAGATATTTTTTAAATCTTTTTATGTCGCTTTTTTGGTGACACTGGTCTGCTTACTATTAGGTTATCCTTTTGCCTATATTATTTCGCGGTTACCTGCAAAACTGAAAAATTACGCTTTATTATTGTTGTTGCTGCCCTTCTGGACAAGCTCAGTGGTGCGCACGTATGCAATGATGAGTCTCTTAAAGGCAAAAGGCTTATTGAATTCATTATTAATTTCTTTAGGTTTGATTCAGGAGCCTTTGCAAATTCTTTTTAGTAATACTGCGGTTGGGATAGGTCTAGTCTATAACTTATTACCATTTATGATTCTACCTATTTATAGCCACTTAGAACGTTTTGATTTTTCATTAATAGAGGCAGCTAAAGATTTAGGAGCAAGTAAATTTACTATTTTTAGCAAGATCGTTATCCCGTTAAGCTTACCTGGTATTATCGGTGGTATTGCATTAGTTTTCTTGCCAGCAATGACTTTATTTTATATTTCGGATCTTTTGGGGGGGGCTAAAGCATTGTTGCTTGGTAATTTAATTGAAGATCAGTTTCTCACTGAAAACAATTGGCCACGAGGTGCAGCCACAAATATTATGTTAACGCTTATTATGGGCGCTGGTTTAGCGATTTATTGGCTAAAAGGGAAAAAGAGGATCAATTATGAATCGGTGGTTTAA
- a CDS encoding ABC transporter permease subunit: MNRWFKVGYLGLIYLFLYVPIFALIVYSFNDANFSMVWHGFTTTWYKHALQDSNLWIAVWHSFYLALSATTTALLIGTLGAVSFYRYNFFWKKLLQGLLFILLIVPDLVLAIAFLILFSMMGLSLGFWSLYIAHVTFCIPFVVVIIYSRVKSIDPNIFSAASDLGASEQQIFLRVIFPLLLPAIISAGLLCFVLSFDDIIISYFVSGSNFEILSVKIFSLARLGVIPEVNALCSMLFLMTLILVCLSQWVSKWRKI; the protein is encoded by the coding sequence ATGAATCGGTGGTTTAAAGTTGGCTACCTTGGATTGATTTATTTGTTTTTATATGTCCCTATTTTTGCATTGATTGTTTATTCTTTTAATGATGCTAATTTTTCGATGGTATGGCATGGTTTTACTACAACTTGGTATAAACATGCATTACAAGACAGTAATTTGTGGATAGCTGTTTGGCATTCATTTTATTTGGCCTTGTCTGCAACAACAACGGCTTTATTAATAGGCACATTAGGGGCTGTCAGTTTTTATCGATACAACTTCTTTTGGAAAAAATTACTGCAGGGCTTATTATTTATTCTGTTGATTGTCCCCGATCTGGTATTAGCAATTGCTTTTTTAATTTTGTTTTCAATGATGGGGCTTTCTTTAGGCTTTTGGTCTTTGTATATTGCACACGTCACATTTTGTATTCCCTTTGTTGTTGTGATTATTTATAGTCGTGTTAAAAGCATCGATCCTAATATTTTTTCAGCAGCAAGCGATCTCGGCGCTAGTGAACAACAAATATTTTTACGTGTTATTTTTCCATTGTTGCTACCTGCTATTATTTCTGCTGGATTATTATGTTTTGTTTTGTCTTTTGATGACATTATCATTAGTTACTTTGTTTCTGGCTCTAATTTTGAGATTTTATCTGTTAAAATTTTTAGTCTTGCTCGTTTAGGTGTTATTCCAGAGGTGAATGCATTGTGTTCAATGCTGTTTCTGATGACGCTTATCTTAGTATGCCTTTCTCAATGGGTAAGCAAATGGAGAAAAATATGA
- the rnk gene encoding nucleoside diphosphate kinase regulator: MGKSPSLVISEEDYQKISSLLLNIKTEIAELLEEELGRATLVPASELPANVVSMNSEVTFMDLDTNKEQKVTLVYPNEADIEKSKISIFAPVGAALIGLRIGQSIDWPLPDGKNRHVKVISLVRPDLSNTK; the protein is encoded by the coding sequence ATGGGTAAGTCTCCCTCTTTAGTTATATCAGAAGAAGATTATCAAAAAATATCATCACTGCTTTTAAATATAAAAACAGAGATTGCTGAATTGCTTGAAGAAGAGTTAGGGCGTGCAACCTTGGTTCCTGCAAGCGAATTACCTGCAAATGTCGTTTCAATGAATTCAGAGGTTACCTTTATGGATTTAGATACGAACAAAGAGCAAAAAGTGACTTTAGTCTATCCTAATGAGGCAGATATTGAGAAAAGTAAAATATCTATTTTTGCGCCAGTGGGTGCTGCTTTAATTGGGCTGCGTATTGGACAAAGCATTGATTGGCCATTGCCTGATGGAAAAAATAGACATGTAAAAGTTATCTCTCTTGTGCGCCCAGATTTAAGTAATACCAAATAA
- a CDS encoding extracellular solute-binding protein produces the protein MFNAVSDDAYLSMPFSMGKQMEKNMRIWLSLAVVSFCAFVQANEKVVNVYAWPQEVSLEIIEKFQKDTGIKVNFATFDSNEMLYAKMKASKGQYDIIEPSGYYISRMIREGMIQKIDLNALTNYQNIDPRFRHPDYDLTGEYSIPWVWGVTGIFVNRNYHASKKIEKWSDFWSQSYYDALLMLDDPREVFNIGLLTLDQSPNEQNADILAEAYKHLLKLLPNIRLYNNNSVASLIIDEDVTVGMAWNADVYKASRENPAIEFIYPKDKFVMWVDAFAIPSDAPHPENAYIFLNYILQARIAAIQVQETYYAITNQAAKESLPKTLLDNKILFPDDETLSRGIFQTDVNNEALETISRYWQLLKLQ, from the coding sequence GTGTTCAATGCTGTTTCTGATGACGCTTATCTTAGTATGCCTTTCTCAATGGGTAAGCAAATGGAGAAAAATATGAGGATTTGGCTAAGCTTAGCTGTCGTCTCCTTTTGTGCTTTTGTGCAAGCAAATGAGAAGGTTGTGAATGTATATGCTTGGCCTCAAGAAGTTTCTCTTGAAATTATTGAAAAATTTCAAAAGGACACGGGCATTAAAGTAAATTTTGCAACTTTTGATAGCAATGAAATGCTATATGCTAAAATGAAAGCCAGCAAAGGGCAATACGACATTATTGAGCCTTCAGGTTACTATATATCGCGCATGATCAGAGAGGGGATGATACAGAAGATAGACCTCAATGCTTTGACAAATTATCAAAACATAGATCCTCGTTTTAGACATCCAGATTATGATCTCACGGGAGAATATAGTATTCCTTGGGTTTGGGGTGTTACAGGCATTTTTGTGAATCGAAACTATCATGCTTCAAAAAAAATTGAAAAATGGTCTGATTTTTGGTCTCAATCATATTACGATGCTTTGCTGATGTTAGATGATCCCAGAGAGGTTTTTAATATTGGGTTATTAACCTTAGATCAGTCTCCAAATGAACAAAATGCAGATATTTTGGCTGAGGCATATAAGCATTTACTTAAATTATTACCCAATATTCGTTTATATAACAACAATTCAGTGGCTTCTTTAATTATTGATGAAGATGTTACAGTGGGAATGGCATGGAATGCAGATGTCTATAAGGCGAGTAGAGAAAATCCTGCAATTGAATTTATTTATCCTAAAGATAAATTTGTGATGTGGGTTGATGCCTTTGCAATTCCAAGTGATGCGCCACACCCTGAAAATGCTTATATTTTTTTAAATTACATATTGCAAGCAAGAATTGCTGCCATCCAAGTACAAGAAACTTATTATGCTATTACCAATCAAGCTGCCAAAGAAAGTTTACCAAAAACATTGCTCGATAATAAAATTCTTTTTCCTGATGATGAGACGCTTAGCCGTGGTATCTTTCAAACCGATGTCAATAATGAGGCATTGGAAACTATTTCTCGTTATTGGCAATTACTAAAATTGCAGTAA
- the potA gene encoding spermidine/putrescine ABC transporter ATP-binding protein PotA, whose amino-acid sequence MSERKIIIQLRGIQKYYDNQKILESIDLDIKDGEFLTFLGPSGCGKTTLLRLLAGFETPTAGTMLINGQDAAKLLPQERHINTVFQSYALFPHMTVFDNVAFGLRCDKVAENEIQHRVMEMLRIVRLLGYENRKPKELSGGQQQRVAIARAVVKEPLVLLLDEPLSSLDYSLRKNMQIELKQLQRKLGITFIFVTHDQEEALSMSDTIVVMQHGRIVQQGTPRNIYENPKNLFAASFIGECNLFDISVDDVKTDKIIVTIQDVQYELQNTGNFKISDKIHVLIRPEDIRIHDIASKDESHMFPALIHEVIYKGTTIDLILKLPNGKLLSATKFFDEDGGHEITYAVGQSVWINWPLGWEVVLPYEG is encoded by the coding sequence ATGTCTGAGCGGAAAATCATCATACAATTGCGTGGTATTCAAAAATATTACGACAATCAAAAAATTCTAGAAAGCATTGATCTTGATATTAAAGATGGCGAGTTTCTAACTTTCCTAGGCCCCTCAGGCTGCGGTAAAACCACTTTATTACGTTTGTTAGCAGGTTTTGAAACGCCAACTGCGGGAACAATGTTAATTAATGGGCAAGATGCAGCAAAGCTGCTTCCACAAGAAAGACATATTAATACAGTGTTTCAAAGCTATGCCTTATTTCCGCATATGACAGTATTTGATAACGTTGCCTTTGGTTTACGTTGCGATAAGGTAGCAGAAAATGAAATTCAACACCGTGTAATGGAAATGTTGCGGATCGTACGCTTATTGGGTTATGAAAATCGTAAACCCAAAGAGTTGAGTGGGGGACAACAGCAGCGTGTTGCAATCGCAAGAGCGGTCGTCAAAGAGCCACTGGTTCTTCTGCTTGATGAGCCTTTGAGTTCTTTAGACTACAGTTTGCGAAAAAATATGCAAATTGAGCTTAAGCAGTTACAACGCAAACTGGGTATTACTTTTATTTTTGTAACGCATGATCAAGAAGAAGCCTTGTCTATGTCTGATACAATTGTTGTAATGCAGCATGGCCGAATCGTTCAGCAAGGAACGCCTCGCAATATTTACGAGAATCCCAAAAATCTTTTTGCAGCAAGTTTTATTGGAGAATGTAATTTATTTGATATTTCGGTTGACGATGTGAAGACTGATAAAATTATTGTCACCATTCAAGATGTTCAATATGAATTGCAAAATACGGGTAACTTTAAAATATCAGATAAAATTCATGTTTTAATCCGACCTGAAGATATACGCATTCATGATATAGCTTCTAAAGATGAAAGCCATATGTTCCCAGCTTTGATCCATGAAGTCATTTATAAGGGAACAACCATTGATCTGATTCTAAAATTGCCCAATGGAAAATTATTATCGGCAACCAAATTTTTTGATGAAGATGGTGGGCATGAAATCACTTATGCAGTAGGTCAATCGGTCTGGATTAACTGGCCTTTAGGGTGGGAAGTTGTATTACCCTATGAAGGATAA